The proteins below are encoded in one region of Rhododendron vialii isolate Sample 1 chromosome 7a, ASM3025357v1:
- the LOC131334766 gene encoding U-box domain-containing protein 1: MEVKRRTAKALVSKLGSVSDRTRTESLCELRLITKDDPDSRLIIADLDAIPYLAEILYSPSQLLQENAAATLLNLSISSREALMSTRGLLDALSHALRHPSSPPAAQSAAATLFSLLTVDGYRPIIGSKRDIIYALIDIIRNPSSPPRSIKDALKALFGISLYPLNRSTVIELGAVPCLFSLVVKDGRVGVVEDTTAVIAQVAGCEEAREAFRKVSGVRVLVDLLDCSTGSSFRTRENAVSGLLNLIQCGGEQVANCVRETGVGIWEGIGEVAENGSAKGKGKAVALLKVLDAGSSVLGDPRFDSLSSDSS, from the coding sequence atggagGTGAAACGGAGGACGGCCAAGGCGCTGGTGTCGAAGCTGGGCTCGGTGTCGGACCGGACCCGGACCGAATCCCTCTGCGAGCTCCGCCTGATCACCAAGGACGACCCCGACAGCCGCCTTATCATCGCCGACCTCGACGCCATCCCCTACCTCGCCGAGATCCTCTACTCCCCGTCCCAGCTCCTCCAGGAGAACGCCGCCGCCACCCTCCTCAACCTCTCCATCTCCTCCCGCGAGGCACTAATGTCCACGCGCGGCCTCCTCGACGCCCTCTCCCACGCGCTCCGCCACCCCTCCTCCCCCCCCGCCGCCCAGTCCGCCGCCGCCAccctcttctccctcctcacCGTCGACGGGTACCGACCCATCATCGGCTCCAAGCGTGACATCATCTACGCCCTCATTGATATCATCAGAAACCCTAGCTCCCCCCCTAGATCCATCAAAGACGCCTTAAAAGCCCTATTTGGAATCTCTCTGTATCCCTTGAACAGATCCACCGTAATTGAATTGGGGGCGGTGCCGTGTTTGTTTTCGTTGGTGGTGAAGGATGGGAGGGTGGGGGTAGTGGAGGACACGACGGCGGTGATCGCGCAGGTAGCGGGGTGCGAGGAGGCGAGGGAGGCGTTCAGGAAGGTGTccggggttagggttttggtggaTTTGCTGGATTGCTCGACGGGGTCGAGTTTCAGGACGAGGGAGAACGCGGTGTCGGGATTGTTGAATTTGATCCAGTGTGGAGGGGAGCAGGTGGCGAATTGTGTGAGGGAGACAGGGGTTGGGATTTGGGAAGGGATCGGGGAGGTGGCAGAGAACGGGAGCGCGAAAGGGAAGGGGAAGGCGGTTGCGCTGCTGAAGGTTCTTGACGCAGGCAGCTCGGTTTTGGGAGACCCACGGTTTGATTCTTTGTCGAGTGATTCTTCGTGA
- the LOC131334765 gene encoding trihelix transcription factor ENAP1, whose product MDKEPNQENPSLLSNPKQDSPTKSPTKGGCTNTTTASATAGDRLKRDEWSEGAVSCLLEAYEAKWVLRNRAKLKGQDWEDVAKYVSARGNCNNKSPKTQTQCKNKIESMKKRYRSESSAADGSSWPLYPRLDLLLRGSAPLGAPPQPPLLSPQTATAAAPIYSPLVVVEPFLPPPPPPPPAPPLPVLAQPPTLPIGIAQNSRGSNGADRGPKEDGVSAKLSDHESDKNPPADTDSSTPALYSDKEKMKSKNSKSRTDKKKRRRGGGEVAESIRLLAEVVVRSEQARMETMRELEKMRAEAEAKRGEMDLRRTEIVANTQLEIARMFAGVGKGIDSSLRIGRS is encoded by the exons ATGGATAAAGAACCAAACCAAGAAAACCCATCTCTCCTCTCCAACCCCAAGCAAGACTCCCCAACAAAGTCACCAACCAAAGGTGGCtgcaccaacaccaccaccgccTCCGCCACGGCGGGCGATCGGCTGAAAAGAGATGAGTGGAGCGAAGGCGCAGTTTCATGCCTCCTAGAAGCCTACGAGGCCAAATGGGTGCTCAGAAACAGAGCGAAACTCAAGGGGCAAGACTGGGAAGACGTGGCGAAGTACGTGTCCGCGCGCGGGAACTGCAACAACAAGTCTCCGAAGACCCAGACGCAGTGCAAGAACAAGATCGAATCCATGAAGAAGCGGTACCGGTCGGAGTCCTCCGCCGCTGACGGCTCGTCGTGGCCGCTTTACCCGCGGCTTGATCTCTTGCTGCGGGGAAGCGCTCCTCTGGGGGCACCACCACAGCCGCCGCTGTTGTCTCCGCAGACGGCAACGGCGGCTGCACCAATTTACAGTCCTTTAGTAGTAGTGGAACCGTTtctgccgccgccgccaccaccaccgcccgCGCCACCGCTACCGGTACTGGCGCAGCCTCCTACCCTGCCGATTGGAATTGCACAGAATTCGCGTGGGTCGAACGGGGCTGATCGGGGGCCAAAG GAAGATGGAGTGAGCGCAAAATTATCCGATCACGAATCGGACAAGAATCCTCCCGCTGACACGGACAGTAGCACGCCGGCTCTTTACAGCGACAAAGAGAAGATGAAGTCGAAAAACTCGAAAAGCCGAACGGAcaaaaagaagaggaggaggggggGCGGGGAGGTGGCCGAGAGCATTAGGTTGTTAGCAGAAGTGGTGGTGAGGTCGGAGCAGGCAAGGATGGAGACGATGCGGGAGTTGGAGAAGATGAGGGCCGAAGCCGAGGCGAAGAGAGGGGAAATGGATCTCAGGAGAACTGAGATTGTGGCCAATACCCAGCTGGAGATTGCTAGGATGTTTGCTGGGGTTGGGAAAGGGATTGATTCTTCTTTGAGAATTGGAAGAAGTTGA
- the LOC131334774 gene encoding thioredoxin-like protein CITRX, chloroplastic, whose amino-acid sequence MQGVSSVFPCRAPPPPQPLSLHHFPCKTHIPNLLFPATATTIRPSLLSAPRKLLCRPPRGKYLRDNYIVKKVSAKEVQELVKGERKVPLVIDFYAQWCGPCILMAQVIEMLAVEYENIAMVVKVDTDDEYEFAHDMQIRGLPTVYFVSPDPNKDAVRTEGLIPIHMMRDILDNEM is encoded by the exons ATGCAAGGCGTCTCCTCCGTCTTTCCTTGCCGtgcgccaccgccaccacaacccCTCTCCCTTCATCACTTCCCCTGCAAAACCCATATCCCCAATCTTCTTTTccccgccaccgccaccaccatcagACCCTCTCTTCTATCAGCCCCAAGAAAGTTGCTCTGCAGACCCCCACGCGGCAAGTATCTCAGAGACAACTATATCGTg AAGAAGGTATCTGCTAAGGAAGTTCAAGAATTGGTAAAGGGGGAGAGAAAAGTACCGCTTGTTATTGATTTCTATGCACAATGGTGTGGCCCTTGTATTTTGATGGCCCAAGTAATTGAAATG CTTGCTGTTGAGTATGAGAACATTGCAATGGTTGTGAAGGTCGACACTGATGATGAATATGAGTTTGCACATGACATGCAG ATTCGGGGATTGCCAACAGTGTATTTCGTCAGCCCTGATCCGAATAAAGATGCGGTTCGAACCGAAGGACTCATCCCAATACACATGATGCGTGATATACTTGATAATGAGATGTAA